A single Struthio camelus isolate bStrCam1 chromosome 8, bStrCam1.hap1, whole genome shotgun sequence DNA region contains:
- the LOC104151282 gene encoding very-long-chain enoyl-CoA reductase isoform X5 produces MFHKLYPRWYPARQSIRLDPKGKSLRDEEILQHLPVGTTATLYFKDLGPQIGWTMVFLIEYTGPLFIYFLFYFRMPFVYGLDERFTSSPHPVVNLACICHSFHYIKRLIETIFVHRFSHGTMPLRNIVKNCLYYWGFAAWLAYYINHPLYTPPSYGKKQINFAVIMFLLCEAGNFSIHVALSDLQRDGSRTLKIPYPTKNPFTWLFFFVSCPNYTYEDKVVFDHLRHKCKCCHQKYFSFPWPKQVGTWISFTIMTQCVPVGLFTLLCFIQMTIWAKDKHYTYLREFKDYPSLRMPIIPFLL; encoded by the exons ATGTTCCATAAATTAT ATCCTCGGTGGTATCCAGCAAGGCAGTCGATAAGACTTGATCCAA AAGGAAAGTCCCTGAGGGATGAGGAAATCCTGCAGCACCTCCCTGTTGGCACAACCGCTAccttatattttaaagatttaggGCCACAGATAGGATGGACTATG gTATTTTTGATAGAATATACAGGTCCATTGTtcatctattttctgttttatttccgcATGCCTTTTGTCTATGGCCTGGATGAGAGGTTTACATCAAGCCCACATCCAGTAGTTAA CTTGGCATGTATCTGCCATTCTTTCCACTACATCAAAAGGTTGATTGAAACAATATTTGTTCATCGGTTCTCCCATGGGACCATGCCACTGAGGAATATTGTGAAG AACTGCCTCTATTACTGGGGATTTGCTGCTTGGCTTGCTTATTACATCaatcatcctctttacacccctCCTT cctatgggaaaaaacagataaattttGCTGTGATCATGTTTCTG CTGTGTGAAGCTGGAAATTTTTCTATTCATGTTGCCCTCAGCGACCTCCAGAGAGATG GATCCAGAACCCTTAAGATCCCATATCCAACAAAGAATCCTTTCACATGGCTGTTTTTCTTTGTGTCTTGCCCTAACTATACATATGAG GACAAGGTTGTTTTTGATCATTTGAGACATAAATGCAAATGCTGTcaccagaaatatttttcatttccttggcCAAAACAGGTTGGGACGTGGATCAGTTTCACTATCATGACTCAGTGTGTCCCAG TGGGGCTGTTCACCCTGCTTTGCTTCATTCAGATGACAATCTGGGCAAAGGATAAACATTACACCTACCTACGAGAATTCAAGGATTATCCAAGTCTTCGAATGCCAattattccttttttgttgtAA
- the LOC104151282 gene encoding very-long-chain enoyl-CoA reductase isoform X2: MGGRAGFFEVEILDWKTKKQLCFLDKVEPNATIREIRLMFHKLYPRWYPARQSIRLDPRKSLRDEEILQHLPVGTTATLYFKDLGPQIGWTMVFLIEYTGPLFIYFLFYFRMPFVYGLDERFTSSPHPVVNLACICHSFHYIKRLIETIFVHRFSHGTMPLRNIVKNCLYYWGFAAWLAYYINHPLYTPPSYGKKQINFAVIMFLLCEAGNFSIHVALSDLQRDGSRTLKIPYPTKNPFTWLFFFVSCPNYTYEDKVVFDHLRHKCKCCHQKYFSFPWPKQVGTWISFTIMTQCVPVGLFTLLCFIQMTIWAKDKHYTYLREFKDYPSLRMPIIPFLL, encoded by the exons GTGGAAATCCTTGACTGGAAGACAAAGAAACAGCTATGCTTCCTAGATAag GTCGAACCAAATGCCACAATTAGGGAAATCAGATTGATGTTCCATAAATTAT ATCCTCGGTGGTATCCAGCAAGGCAGTCGATAAGACTTGATCCAA GAAAGTCCCTGAGGGATGAGGAAATCCTGCAGCACCTCCCTGTTGGCACAACCGCTAccttatattttaaagatttaggGCCACAGATAGGATGGACTATG gTATTTTTGATAGAATATACAGGTCCATTGTtcatctattttctgttttatttccgcATGCCTTTTGTCTATGGCCTGGATGAGAGGTTTACATCAAGCCCACATCCAGTAGTTAA CTTGGCATGTATCTGCCATTCTTTCCACTACATCAAAAGGTTGATTGAAACAATATTTGTTCATCGGTTCTCCCATGGGACCATGCCACTGAGGAATATTGTGAAG AACTGCCTCTATTACTGGGGATTTGCTGCTTGGCTTGCTTATTACATCaatcatcctctttacacccctCCTT cctatgggaaaaaacagataaattttGCTGTGATCATGTTTCTG CTGTGTGAAGCTGGAAATTTTTCTATTCATGTTGCCCTCAGCGACCTCCAGAGAGATG GATCCAGAACCCTTAAGATCCCATATCCAACAAAGAATCCTTTCACATGGCTGTTTTTCTTTGTGTCTTGCCCTAACTATACATATGAG GACAAGGTTGTTTTTGATCATTTGAGACATAAATGCAAATGCTGTcaccagaaatatttttcatttccttggcCAAAACAGGTTGGGACGTGGATCAGTTTCACTATCATGACTCAGTGTGTCCCAG TGGGGCTGTTCACCCTGCTTTGCTTCATTCAGATGACAATCTGGGCAAAGGATAAACATTACACCTACCTACGAGAATTCAAGGATTATCCAAGTCTTCGAATGCCAattattccttttttgttgtAA
- the LOC104151282 gene encoding very-long-chain enoyl-CoA reductase isoform X1, translating to MGGRAGFFEVEILDWKTKKQLCFLDKVEPNATIREIRLMFHKLYPRWYPARQSIRLDPKGKSLRDEEILQHLPVGTTATLYFKDLGPQIGWTMVFLIEYTGPLFIYFLFYFRMPFVYGLDERFTSSPHPVVNLACICHSFHYIKRLIETIFVHRFSHGTMPLRNIVKNCLYYWGFAAWLAYYINHPLYTPPSYGKKQINFAVIMFLLCEAGNFSIHVALSDLQRDGSRTLKIPYPTKNPFTWLFFFVSCPNYTYEDKVVFDHLRHKCKCCHQKYFSFPWPKQVGTWISFTIMTQCVPVGLFTLLCFIQMTIWAKDKHYTYLREFKDYPSLRMPIIPFLL from the exons GTGGAAATCCTTGACTGGAAGACAAAGAAACAGCTATGCTTCCTAGATAag GTCGAACCAAATGCCACAATTAGGGAAATCAGATTGATGTTCCATAAATTAT ATCCTCGGTGGTATCCAGCAAGGCAGTCGATAAGACTTGATCCAA AAGGAAAGTCCCTGAGGGATGAGGAAATCCTGCAGCACCTCCCTGTTGGCACAACCGCTAccttatattttaaagatttaggGCCACAGATAGGATGGACTATG gTATTTTTGATAGAATATACAGGTCCATTGTtcatctattttctgttttatttccgcATGCCTTTTGTCTATGGCCTGGATGAGAGGTTTACATCAAGCCCACATCCAGTAGTTAA CTTGGCATGTATCTGCCATTCTTTCCACTACATCAAAAGGTTGATTGAAACAATATTTGTTCATCGGTTCTCCCATGGGACCATGCCACTGAGGAATATTGTGAAG AACTGCCTCTATTACTGGGGATTTGCTGCTTGGCTTGCTTATTACATCaatcatcctctttacacccctCCTT cctatgggaaaaaacagataaattttGCTGTGATCATGTTTCTG CTGTGTGAAGCTGGAAATTTTTCTATTCATGTTGCCCTCAGCGACCTCCAGAGAGATG GATCCAGAACCCTTAAGATCCCATATCCAACAAAGAATCCTTTCACATGGCTGTTTTTCTTTGTGTCTTGCCCTAACTATACATATGAG GACAAGGTTGTTTTTGATCATTTGAGACATAAATGCAAATGCTGTcaccagaaatatttttcatttccttggcCAAAACAGGTTGGGACGTGGATCAGTTTCACTATCATGACTCAGTGTGTCCCAG TGGGGCTGTTCACCCTGCTTTGCTTCATTCAGATGACAATCTGGGCAAAGGATAAACATTACACCTACCTACGAGAATTCAAGGATTATCCAAGTCTTCGAATGCCAattattccttttttgttgtAA
- the LOC104151282 gene encoding very-long-chain enoyl-CoA reductase isoform X3: MGGRAGFFEVEILDWKTKKQLCFLDKVEPNATIREIRLMFHKLYPRWYPARQSIRLDPKGKSLRDEEILQHLPVGTTATLYFKDLGPQIGWTMVFLIEYTGPLFIYFLFYFRMPFVYGLDERFTSSPHPVVNLACICHSFHYIKRLIETIFVHRFSHGTMPLRNIVKNCLYYWGFAAWLAYYINHPLYTPPSYGKKQINFAVIMFLLCEAGNFSIHVALSDLQRDGSRTLKIPYPTKNPFTWLFFFVSCPNYTYEVGTWISFTIMTQCVPVGLFTLLCFIQMTIWAKDKHYTYLREFKDYPSLRMPIIPFLL; this comes from the exons GTGGAAATCCTTGACTGGAAGACAAAGAAACAGCTATGCTTCCTAGATAag GTCGAACCAAATGCCACAATTAGGGAAATCAGATTGATGTTCCATAAATTAT ATCCTCGGTGGTATCCAGCAAGGCAGTCGATAAGACTTGATCCAA AAGGAAAGTCCCTGAGGGATGAGGAAATCCTGCAGCACCTCCCTGTTGGCACAACCGCTAccttatattttaaagatttaggGCCACAGATAGGATGGACTATG gTATTTTTGATAGAATATACAGGTCCATTGTtcatctattttctgttttatttccgcATGCCTTTTGTCTATGGCCTGGATGAGAGGTTTACATCAAGCCCACATCCAGTAGTTAA CTTGGCATGTATCTGCCATTCTTTCCACTACATCAAAAGGTTGATTGAAACAATATTTGTTCATCGGTTCTCCCATGGGACCATGCCACTGAGGAATATTGTGAAG AACTGCCTCTATTACTGGGGATTTGCTGCTTGGCTTGCTTATTACATCaatcatcctctttacacccctCCTT cctatgggaaaaaacagataaattttGCTGTGATCATGTTTCTG CTGTGTGAAGCTGGAAATTTTTCTATTCATGTTGCCCTCAGCGACCTCCAGAGAGATG GATCCAGAACCCTTAAGATCCCATATCCAACAAAGAATCCTTTCACATGGCTGTTTTTCTTTGTGTCTTGCCCTAACTATACATATGAG GTTGGGACGTGGATCAGTTTCACTATCATGACTCAGTGTGTCCCAG TGGGGCTGTTCACCCTGCTTTGCTTCATTCAGATGACAATCTGGGCAAAGGATAAACATTACACCTACCTACGAGAATTCAAGGATTATCCAAGTCTTCGAATGCCAattattccttttttgttgtAA
- the LOC104151282 gene encoding very-long-chain enoyl-CoA reductase isoform X4, translating to MGGRAGFFEVEILDWKTKKQLCFLDKVEPNATIREIRLMFHKLYPRWYPARQSIRLDPRKSLRDEEILQHLPVGTTATLYFKDLGPQIGWTMVFLIEYTGPLFIYFLFYFRMPFVYGLDERFTSSPHPVVNLACICHSFHYIKRLIETIFVHRFSHGTMPLRNIVKNCLYYWGFAAWLAYYINHPLYTPPSYGKKQINFAVIMFLLCEAGNFSIHVALSDLQRDGSRTLKIPYPTKNPFTWLFFFVSCPNYTYEVGTWISFTIMTQCVPVGLFTLLCFIQMTIWAKDKHYTYLREFKDYPSLRMPIIPFLL from the exons GTGGAAATCCTTGACTGGAAGACAAAGAAACAGCTATGCTTCCTAGATAag GTCGAACCAAATGCCACAATTAGGGAAATCAGATTGATGTTCCATAAATTAT ATCCTCGGTGGTATCCAGCAAGGCAGTCGATAAGACTTGATCCAA GAAAGTCCCTGAGGGATGAGGAAATCCTGCAGCACCTCCCTGTTGGCACAACCGCTAccttatattttaaagatttaggGCCACAGATAGGATGGACTATG gTATTTTTGATAGAATATACAGGTCCATTGTtcatctattttctgttttatttccgcATGCCTTTTGTCTATGGCCTGGATGAGAGGTTTACATCAAGCCCACATCCAGTAGTTAA CTTGGCATGTATCTGCCATTCTTTCCACTACATCAAAAGGTTGATTGAAACAATATTTGTTCATCGGTTCTCCCATGGGACCATGCCACTGAGGAATATTGTGAAG AACTGCCTCTATTACTGGGGATTTGCTGCTTGGCTTGCTTATTACATCaatcatcctctttacacccctCCTT cctatgggaaaaaacagataaattttGCTGTGATCATGTTTCTG CTGTGTGAAGCTGGAAATTTTTCTATTCATGTTGCCCTCAGCGACCTCCAGAGAGATG GATCCAGAACCCTTAAGATCCCATATCCAACAAAGAATCCTTTCACATGGCTGTTTTTCTTTGTGTCTTGCCCTAACTATACATATGAG GTTGGGACGTGGATCAGTTTCACTATCATGACTCAGTGTGTCCCAG TGGGGCTGTTCACCCTGCTTTGCTTCATTCAGATGACAATCTGGGCAAAGGATAAACATTACACCTACCTACGAGAATTCAAGGATTATCCAAGTCTTCGAATGCCAattattccttttttgttgtAA